A region from the Wolbachia endosymbiont (group A) of Rhinocyllus conicus genome encodes:
- a CDS encoding ribonucleotide-diphosphate reductase subunit beta, translating into MSLLEADPIYKPFNHPWAYDAWLQQQRIHWIPEEVPLADDVKDWKTKLSNVEKNLLTQIFRFFTQADIEVNNCYMRHYSNIFKPTEICMMLASFSNMETIHIAAYSYLLDTIGMPESEYQAFLKYDAMRKKYEYMLEFEESKKHDKKHVAKTLAVFGAFTEGLQLFASFAILLNFQRFGKMKGMGQIIAWSARDETLHTNSIIMLFNTFIKENNEIWDEEFKEELYSACRTIVELEDEFIKLAFDFGDVEGLSAEEVRNYIRYVANRRLMQLGLESIYDVNDNPIPWLDEILNGVEHTNFFENRVTEYSRAATQGTWEEAFTENDTNNR; encoded by the coding sequence ATGTCATTGTTAGAAGCAGATCCAATATACAAACCTTTTAATCACCCTTGGGCGTATGATGCGTGGCTGCAGCAACAAAGAATCCATTGGATACCTGAGGAAGTTCCGCTTGCTGATGACGTGAAGGATTGGAAAACTAAACTTTCAAACGTAGAGAAAAATCTACTAACTCAGATTTTTAGATTCTTTACTCAAGCGGACATTGAAGTAAATAACTGCTACATGAGGCATTATTCAAATATATTTAAGCCAACAGAAATATGCATGATGCTTGCAAGTTTTTCCAATATGGAAACCATACACATTGCAGCTTATTCTTATCTTTTAGACACAATTGGCATGCCAGAAAGCGAGTATCAAGCATTTTTAAAGTATGATGCTATGAGAAAGAAATATGAATACATGCTGGAATTTGAGGAAAGCAAAAAACACGATAAAAAACATGTAGCTAAAACTCTAGCAGTGTTTGGTGCATTTACCGAGGGGTTGCAGTTATTCGCATCGTTTGCAATTTTGCTCAATTTCCAACGCTTTGGAAAAATGAAAGGCATGGGGCAGATAATCGCCTGGTCAGCCCGTGATGAAACTTTGCACACCAATTCAATTATTATGTTATTTAATACATTTATTAAAGAGAATAATGAAATTTGGGACGAAGAATTTAAAGAGGAATTATACTCTGCATGCCGCACTATCGTTGAACTTGAAGATGAATTTATAAAGCTTGCTTTTGATTTCGGAGATGTTGAAGGACTATCCGCAGAAGAAGTGCGCAATTACATACGCTACGTAGCAAACAGACGGTTAATGCAATTAGGTCTTGAGTCCATATATGATGTCAATGATAATCCTATTCCATGGCTCGATGAAATACTAAATGGCGTTGAACATACGAATTTCTTTGAAAATAGAGTAACAGAGTATAGTCGTGCAGCAACTCAAGGCACATGGGAGGAGGCTTTTACTGAAAACGACACGAATAATAGGTGA
- a CDS encoding outer membrane protein assembly factor BamE, with protein sequence MRVLISFILLFTVSCTHTIHNHGAPGISVELWSKIKAGDDKEKVVHTLGSPTLVSKFDDNVWYYVSYKIKQANFLGKRKYSSKSLQISFDQNGKVADTKETDILERSLAVPD encoded by the coding sequence ATGCGAGTATTAATATCTTTTATTTTATTATTTACAGTGAGCTGCACACACACTATTCACAACCACGGAGCTCCTGGCATTAGTGTTGAATTGTGGAGCAAGATAAAAGCAGGTGACGATAAAGAAAAAGTGGTTCACACTTTAGGATCACCAACATTAGTATCAAAGTTCGATGACAATGTTTGGTACTATGTCTCATATAAAATTAAACAAGCTAACTTCTTAGGAAAAAGGAAGTATAGCAGTAAGTCTCTGCAAATTTCATTCGATCAGAACGGTAAAGTTGCAGATACAAAAGAAACTGACATCTTAGAGAGATCTTTGGCTGTTCCTGATTGA
- the recO gene encoding DNA repair protein RecO produces MRWKDEGIIIAAKKYGDKNLILSLFTKNHGKRRGLTKLTNNSNYKFQISNLLHAEWSAKLPENLGFLKCELIESPFHHFFQDRLKSITIVSFSSILEKVLPESEPCAVLYDNFRYFIDVIKHNNQSWQSHYLNLELLLLTQLGFKLDLSKCAVTGVKENLQFISPKTGRAVSKKAGDYYADKLLPFPQMLHDVYNNNLQNSYSFQEFQLGLKVTGYFLNKYLFLQLNMKFPELRNLMLSL; encoded by the coding sequence ATGAGATGGAAAGATGAAGGCATCATTATAGCTGCTAAAAAATACGGCGATAAAAACTTAATTCTTTCTCTGTTTACAAAAAATCATGGAAAGCGCAGGGGATTAACTAAGCTAACAAACAATAGCAATTATAAGTTTCAGATAAGTAATCTATTACATGCAGAATGGAGTGCTAAGTTACCTGAAAATCTGGGTTTTTTAAAGTGCGAATTAATCGAATCTCCATTCCATCATTTCTTTCAAGATAGGTTAAAAAGCATTACTATTGTCTCTTTCTCCTCTATTTTAGAAAAAGTGCTTCCAGAAAGTGAACCCTGTGCCGTGCTGTATGACAATTTTCGATATTTCATCGATGTAATTAAACACAACAATCAGTCTTGGCAAAGCCATTATCTTAACTTAGAGCTTCTGCTTCTTACGCAATTGGGATTCAAGTTAGACTTATCCAAATGTGCTGTAACAGGTGTTAAGGAAAACTTACAATTTATTTCTCCAAAAACTGGTAGAGCAGTGTCAAAAAAAGCAGGAGATTATTATGCAGATAAACTCCTACCTTTTCCACAAATGTTGCATGATGTATACAATAATAACCTACAAAACAGCTACTCATTCCAAGAATTTCAGTTAGGACTGAAAGTCACAGGATATTTTTTAAATAAGTATCTATTTTTGCAGTTAAACATGAAATTTCCAGAGCTGAGAAACCTCATGTTGTCGCTTTAA
- a CDS encoding PleD family two-component system response regulator yields MTAKILVVDDVLSNVKLLEARLKAEYYTVIVAHDGEEAIDLVAKQQPDIILLDIMMPKMNGFQVCKELKSDPLTTHIPIIMVTALHDTHNRVQGINAGADDFLTKPINETALSARIKSLTRLKMIIDELRLRGETNAEIGGVAGNSIMDYSNQIFDANILVVDEDVFQAEQIYNVLKHRFRSIKILSDPVEALKVGIKNNYDLIISDMQFSKTDGLRLCSEFRSKVETRYTPILILSEDYDKNNLVKALDVGANDYLTVPLDEGELVARVNSQVKRKRYQDALRMNLFNNAEMSIKDPLTNCYNRRYFDAHLRNIVKDSVEKDRRLSLMILDIDYFKMVNDSFGHSAGDELLKQVQKRISENIRVTDLLARFGGEEFVVVMPDTNVSDAYTIAERIRKIIAKETFILADKNTTHNITVSIGIAEMQGSDLDDIKKFIVRADKYLYKAKNSGRNRVVTGYS; encoded by the coding sequence ATGACAGCGAAGATTCTAGTAGTAGATGATGTACTATCTAATGTCAAGCTTTTAGAAGCTCGACTAAAAGCAGAGTACTATACGGTTATCGTAGCTCATGATGGTGAAGAAGCTATAGATTTAGTAGCAAAGCAGCAGCCTGATATTATATTACTTGATATCATGATGCCAAAGATGAATGGCTTTCAAGTTTGTAAGGAGCTAAAGAGTGATCCCTTGACAACCCATATTCCAATAATTATGGTAACTGCACTGCATGATACTCACAATAGAGTACAAGGCATTAATGCTGGTGCAGATGACTTTCTGACTAAACCAATAAACGAAACTGCTTTATCTGCGAGAATTAAGTCTCTCACACGCTTAAAGATGATTATCGACGAATTGCGTTTGAGAGGAGAAACCAACGCTGAGATTGGCGGAGTAGCAGGAAACAGTATTATGGATTATTCTAATCAGATTTTTGATGCTAACATACTTGTTGTAGATGAAGATGTCTTTCAAGCAGAGCAGATATATAATGTACTAAAGCACCGCTTTAGGTCAATTAAAATACTGAGTGATCCAGTGGAGGCATTAAAGGTTGGTATTAAGAATAATTACGACCTGATCATTTCTGATATGCAGTTTTCAAAAACTGACGGCCTGCGTTTGTGTTCTGAGTTTCGTAGTAAAGTAGAAACACGCTATACACCAATTCTGATTCTTTCTGAGGATTATGATAAAAACAATTTAGTAAAAGCACTTGATGTAGGTGCTAATGATTATTTAACAGTACCTTTGGATGAGGGTGAGTTAGTAGCAAGGGTTAATTCGCAAGTAAAACGCAAAAGATATCAAGATGCCTTGAGAATGAATTTATTTAATAATGCGGAAATGTCTATAAAGGACCCATTAACTAACTGTTATAATAGAAGATATTTTGATGCACACTTAAGAAACATTGTTAAGGACTCTGTGGAAAAGGATAGAAGGTTGTCTCTTATGATACTTGATATAGACTATTTTAAGATGGTGAATGACAGTTTTGGGCATAGTGCTGGAGATGAACTTTTAAAGCAAGTACAGAAAAGAATTTCTGAAAATATCAGAGTGACAGATTTACTAGCTAGGTTTGGTGGTGAGGAGTTTGTTGTTGTAATGCCAGATACCAATGTATCAGATGCGTACACTATTGCGGAGAGAATACGAAAAATTATTGCTAAAGAAACTTTTATACTTGCGGACAAAAATACAACCCATAACATAACTGTGAGCATTGGAATTGCAGAAATGCAAGGATCTGACCTTGACGATATTAAAAAATTTATAGTACGTGCTGACAAATATTTATATAAGGCAAAAAACAGTGGTAGAAATAGAGTGGTTACTGGCTATAGCTAA